A single Vicinamibacterales bacterium DNA region contains:
- the mqnE gene encoding aminofutalosine synthase MqnE — translation MQQRLTAAGLDDIAAKLDAGARLTFEDGVQLFACPDTLALGWLANREREKRHGARTYYNFNIRLEATNVCVASCLFCSFARLRPGDEGSYTMSLEQAWEKLRQREGQPLTEIHVVNGLHPELPFSYYTDLLRGFKRLRPDVHLKCFTAVEIAFFADLYGKTDDQVLRELQEAGLDSLPGGGAEIFAERVRQKICHDKCGADRYLAIHQLAHGLGMRTNVTMLYGHIETTEERVDHLLRTRRLQDESGGLQAFIPLAFHPDNNQMRKLPAPGAVETLRVHAVARLMLDNVPHIKAFWIASGVETAQLALWFGADDLDGTVQEEHIYHMAGSRTPEGMTTAAIRRLIRAAGREPYERDTLYNVITGPDASDDLRTRVLTRQ, via the coding sequence GTGCAGCAGCGACTGACGGCCGCCGGCCTCGACGACATCGCGGCGAAGCTCGACGCCGGCGCCCGGCTGACGTTCGAGGATGGCGTCCAGCTGTTCGCCTGCCCGGACACGCTCGCGCTCGGCTGGCTGGCCAACCGCGAGCGCGAGAAACGGCACGGCGCGCGCACCTACTACAACTTCAACATCCGCCTCGAGGCGACCAACGTCTGCGTGGCGAGTTGTCTCTTCTGCTCGTTCGCGCGCCTGCGTCCCGGCGACGAGGGCTCCTACACGATGTCGCTCGAGCAGGCCTGGGAGAAGCTGCGACAGCGCGAAGGGCAGCCGCTCACCGAAATCCACGTCGTCAACGGACTGCACCCGGAGCTGCCGTTCTCCTACTACACGGATCTGCTGCGCGGCTTCAAGCGCCTTCGTCCAGACGTCCACCTGAAATGTTTTACCGCTGTGGAGATCGCCTTCTTCGCCGATCTCTACGGCAAGACCGATGACCAGGTGCTTCGCGAGCTGCAAGAGGCGGGTCTGGACTCTCTGCCGGGCGGCGGCGCCGAGATCTTCGCCGAGCGGGTGCGCCAAAAAATCTGCCACGACAAGTGCGGTGCCGATCGCTATCTCGCCATCCACCAGCTCGCGCACGGGCTCGGCATGCGCACCAACGTGACGATGCTCTACGGGCATATCGAGACGACGGAAGAGCGGGTCGATCACCTGCTGCGCACGCGCCGCCTGCAGGACGAGAGCGGCGGGCTGCAGGCGTTCATCCCGCTGGCCTTCCACCCCGACAACAACCAGATGCGCAAGCTGCCGGCGCCGGGCGCCGTCGAGACGCTGCGCGTGCACGCCGTGGCGCGGCTGATGCTCGACAACGTCCCGCACATCAAGGCCTTCTGGATCGCCAGCGGCGTCGAGACGGCGCAGCTCGCCCTGTGGTTCGGCGCCGACGATCTCGACGGCACCGTGCAGGAAGAGCACATCTATCACATGGCGGGATCGCGCACGCCGGAAGGCATGACGACGGCGGCGATCCGGCGGCTCATCCGCGCGGCCGGCCGTGAGCCGTACGAGCGCGACACGCTCTACAACGTGATCACCGGCCCCGACGCGTCCGACGACCTCCGCACGCGCGTCCTGACCCGCCAGTAG
- a CDS encoding mismatch-specific DNA-glycosylase, giving the protein MAKRKTPDYEHLRLTDAIEPGVRVILVGINPGVLSALSGHHFAGPTNRFWGLLYEAGIVPEPVTHEDDVRLPQWGIGMTNLIARPSPGIDVLTPQEYVEGWRILEAKIARYRPRIVAFVGVTMYRALWRVLGHARAPAVEPGFQRATAHGARIFVLPNPSGRNAHFSYDEMLASFTALARALARLPGKPPRRKRVAV; this is encoded by the coding sequence ATGGCGAAGCGTAAAACGCCCGACTACGAGCACCTCCGTCTGACCGACGCCATCGAACCCGGCGTGCGGGTCATCCTGGTCGGCATCAATCCCGGCGTCCTGTCGGCGTTGAGCGGTCACCATTTCGCGGGACCGACCAACCGCTTCTGGGGTCTGCTCTACGAGGCAGGGATCGTGCCCGAGCCGGTGACGCACGAAGACGACGTGCGTCTGCCGCAATGGGGCATCGGCATGACCAATCTGATCGCGCGGCCGAGTCCTGGCATCGACGTGCTCACGCCTCAGGAGTACGTGGAGGGCTGGCGCATCCTCGAAGCCAAGATCGCACGCTATCGCCCGCGCATCGTCGCGTTCGTCGGCGTGACGATGTACCGGGCGCTGTGGAGGGTGCTCGGGCACGCCAGGGCGCCGGCGGTCGAACCGGGATTCCAGCGCGCGACCGCGCACGGCGCGCGGATCTTCGTGCTGCCGAACCCGAGCGGACGCAACGCGCACTTCAGCTACGACGAGATGCTGGCGTCGTTCACGGCGCTGGCGCGCGCGTTGGCGCGCCTGCCGGGAAAGCCGCCACGAAGAAAACGCGTGGCCGTGTAG
- a CDS encoding Mov34/MPN/PAD-1 family protein, with protein sequence MPRRSAPHPVLSGIALDAIYAHARRDYPNECCGIVYGPRRQRVANRAVRCKNIQNRLHAADPARYLRDARRAYSFDDRAMRAFGKSLRGETPAKILYHSHIEEGAYFSVADQEGALFEGEPSFPVEYVVVDVRADGMCSAKQFAWDARQRTYTEVRTYI encoded by the coding sequence ATGCCAAGGCGATCCGCTCCTCACCCGGTCTTGTCGGGGATTGCACTCGACGCGATATACGCTCACGCGCGGCGGGATTATCCGAACGAGTGTTGCGGAATCGTGTACGGACCCCGGCGTCAGCGGGTGGCGAATCGCGCAGTCCGTTGCAAGAATATCCAGAATCGCCTGCATGCCGCGGATCCTGCACGATACTTGCGCGACGCGCGTCGAGCCTATAGCTTCGACGATCGGGCGATGCGAGCCTTCGGGAAGAGCTTGCGCGGGGAGACGCCGGCCAAGATCCTCTACCACTCACACATCGAAGAAGGCGCCTATTTCAGCGTCGCCGACCAGGAAGGCGCCTTGTTCGAGGGAGAGCCTTCATTCCCCGTTGAGTATGTCGTCGTCGACGTCAGAGCCGACGGAATGTGCAGCGCAAAGCAATTCGCGTGGGACGCCAGGCAGCGAACCTACACAGAGGTCCGCACCTACATCTGA
- a CDS encoding molybdenum cofactor biosynthesis protein B, translating to MSVSEHRNTAATGVRCAVLTVSDTRALETDVSGRAIVEMLEDAGHVVARRQILRDDPSEVHDAVVAHLGDVEAMITTGGTGITSRDSTYEAIVGLFDKRLDGFGELFRALSYQEIGSAAMLSRATAGVARGTAIFILPGAENAVRLGMTKLILPELGHVVRELRR from the coding sequence GTGAGCGTCTCTGAACACCGCAATACGGCGGCGACCGGCGTGCGCTGCGCCGTGCTCACGGTCAGCGATACGCGGGCGCTCGAAACAGACGTCAGCGGCCGCGCCATCGTCGAAATGCTGGAAGACGCGGGCCACGTTGTCGCCCGGCGGCAGATCCTGCGCGACGACCCGAGCGAGGTGCACGACGCGGTCGTGGCGCATCTGGGCGACGTCGAGGCGATGATCACGACCGGCGGCACCGGCATCACGTCGCGCGACAGCACCTACGAAGCGATCGTCGGCCTGTTCGACAAGCGCCTCGACGGCTTCGGCGAGCTGTTCCGGGCGCTGAGCTACCAGGAGATCGGGAGCGCCGCGATGCTGTCGCGCGCCACCGCCGGCGTGGCCCGCGGGACGGCGATCTTCATCCTGCCGGGCGCCGAGAACGCGGTGCGACTCGGCATGACGAAGCTCATTCTTCCCGAGTTGGGTCACGTCGTCCGCGAGCTGCGGCGCTGA
- the tadA gene encoding tRNA adenosine(34) deaminase TadA: protein MTDEQWMRYALNRARQAGEQGEVPVGAVVVINGDIVAEGLNEPIGTGDPTAHAEIVALRRAATQIGNYRVAGASLYVTIEPCLMCVGAMVHARIARLVYGAVEPKAGAIESAFRALEHPTLNHRFEVTGGLLADEARAVMQAFFRRRRAIEPAP, encoded by the coding sequence GTGACCGACGAGCAGTGGATGCGCTATGCCCTGAACCGCGCCAGGCAGGCCGGTGAGCAGGGCGAAGTGCCGGTCGGCGCCGTCGTCGTCATCAACGGCGACATCGTCGCCGAAGGGCTCAACGAGCCGATCGGCACCGGCGATCCCACCGCGCACGCGGAGATCGTCGCGCTGCGAAGGGCCGCCACCCAGATTGGCAACTACCGCGTCGCGGGCGCGTCGCTCTACGTGACGATCGAGCCCTGCCTGATGTGCGTCGGCGCAATGGTGCACGCCCGGATCGCGCGGCTCGTCTACGGCGCGGTCGAGCCGAAGGCTGGCGCCATTGAGTCCGCCTTCCGCGCCCTCGAACACCCGACGCTCAACCACCGCTTCGAGGTCACCGGCGGCCTCCTTGCCGACGAGGCGCGCGCGGTGATGCAGGCGTTCTTCCGACGCCGCCGCGCGATCGAGCCCGCGCCGTGA
- a CDS encoding EVE domain-containing protein, whose amino-acid sequence MNYLFKEEPANYSFDDLMRDGGTSWTGVKNPVAQRHLRGVKKGDRVFFYHTGNEKAVIGICRAAGDAYADPKDKTGKLYAVDMEPVKKLASPVTLAAIKADRRFASFELTRLPRLSVMPVPPETWDAIVKMSQG is encoded by the coding sequence ATGAACTACCTGTTCAAGGAAGAGCCCGCCAATTACAGCTTCGACGATCTCATGCGCGACGGCGGCACCTCGTGGACCGGCGTGAAAAATCCGGTGGCGCAGCGGCACCTGCGCGGCGTGAAGAAGGGCGACCGGGTCTTCTTCTATCACACGGGTAACGAGAAGGCGGTGATCGGGATCTGCCGCGCGGCCGGCGACGCCTACGCCGATCCGAAAGACAAGACCGGCAAGCTCTACGCGGTAGACATGGAGCCGGTGAAGAAGCTGGCGTCGCCGGTGACCCTGGCGGCGATCAAGGCCGACCGGCGCTTCGCGTCGTTCGAGCTCACCCGCCTGCCACGCCTGTCGGTGATGCCGGTACCGCCCGAGACCTGGGATGCGATCGTCAAGATGAGTCAAGGATAG
- a CDS encoding superoxide dismutase, which produces MPHSLPPLPYDYNALEPHIDEQTMRIHHDKHHAAYVNNLNAALEKHPELQNKSIDDLIKGINTVPEDIRTAVRNNGGGHINHTMFWEIMGPGGGGAPSGAVAEAITSTFGDFEKFKTQINDAGAKRFGSGWAWLLEAGGKLVVESTANQDSPLMEGKKPILGVDVWEHAYYLKYQNRRPDYLAAWWSVVNWGAVNKRFK; this is translated from the coding sequence ATGCCGCACTCACTTCCGCCACTGCCGTACGACTACAACGCGCTGGAGCCGCACATCGACGAACAGACGATGCGCATCCACCACGACAAGCATCACGCGGCCTACGTCAATAACCTCAACGCCGCGCTCGAGAAGCACCCGGAGCTCCAGAACAAGAGCATCGACGACCTGATCAAGGGGATCAACACCGTCCCCGAAGACATCCGGACCGCGGTGCGCAACAACGGCGGCGGCCACATCAACCACACGATGTTCTGGGAGATCATGGGCCCGGGCGGCGGCGGCGCGCCGAGCGGCGCGGTGGCCGAGGCGATCACCTCCACCTTCGGCGACTTCGAGAAGTTCAAGACGCAGATCAACGACGCCGGCGCGAAGCGCTTCGGCTCCGGCTGGGCGTGGCTGCTCGAGGCCGGCGGCAAGCTGGTGGTCGAGAGCACCGCGAACCAGGACTCGCCGCTCATGGAAGGCAAGAAGCCTATCCTCGGCGTCGACGTCTGGGAACACGCCTACTACCTGAAATATCAGAACCGCCGCCCCGACTACCTCGCGGCGTGGTGGAGCGTCGTCAACTGGGGCGCGGTCAACAAGCGCTTCAAATAG
- a CDS encoding AAA family ATPase, translating into MSAPFDRTGRSESASSAFLVSVPSDIRPSGLTYEPFYGLKEKPFSLTSDSRFFYQSRAHAPAFDDLLNAIRRRESLNALTGDVGTGKTTLCRAVLESLDRKTFSAFVRDPFASREELLKVLLADFGVASTEDIASGRLRGATRTELHYVLQEFLATLAPLQAFAVVIIDEAQNLSPQLLEEVRILSDAEGLLQVVLVGQLELRGQLARAEMRQLDQRVSVHCQLQALDVAGVAGYISHRLHVAGGSSDRVRFTGDAVEAIYARSGGVPRVINRLCDRALHCGYSRRDASIDAEIVAQANPLSADGARAAAALLTAAAPIAVAPLPAPPLAAAPIQTPPPPAVIAALAPFAPDPPPPHAAVLSLAPSAPAQPQAAAAVAAPRATSMPADVPPPLEALASIAAQPAATATAPATDAAVDSGAARQALPAQLESWLAELDGQPAIESGWSEHSTPRTPVAPQPVGRRAGLKVRIPAGTNPYRHTHADRMRRRWTRRFVGSAVALILLLAAIVAGPAAVAASVDILSSVEEQFTPPAYPLLPVSPATPVGAPARIATAAGPLDSIEPGQ; encoded by the coding sequence ATGTCAGCGCCCTTCGATCGTACTGGCCGTTCGGAATCAGCGTCATCGGCTTTTCTCGTTTCGGTCCCGTCTGATATCCGCCCCTCTGGTCTCACTTACGAGCCGTTCTACGGCCTCAAGGAAAAGCCCTTCAGTCTGACCTCGGACTCGCGCTTCTTCTATCAGAGCCGAGCGCACGCGCCGGCGTTCGACGATCTGCTGAATGCGATCCGCCGCCGCGAGAGCCTGAACGCGCTGACCGGCGACGTCGGCACCGGCAAGACGACGCTGTGCCGGGCGGTGCTCGAGAGCCTCGATCGAAAGACGTTCAGCGCGTTCGTCCGCGACCCGTTTGCGTCGCGCGAAGAGCTGCTCAAGGTGCTGCTCGCCGATTTCGGCGTCGCGTCGACCGAGGACATCGCCAGCGGCCGGCTGCGTGGCGCCACACGCACCGAGCTGCACTATGTGCTGCAGGAGTTCCTGGCCACGCTGGCGCCGCTACAGGCCTTCGCGGTCGTGATCATCGACGAGGCGCAGAACCTGTCGCCGCAGCTCCTCGAGGAAGTGCGCATCCTCTCCGACGCGGAAGGGCTGCTCCAGGTGGTGCTGGTCGGGCAGCTCGAGCTGCGCGGGCAGCTGGCCCGGGCCGAGATGCGCCAGCTCGATCAGCGCGTCTCCGTGCACTGCCAGCTGCAGGCGCTGGATGTGGCGGGCGTCGCCGGCTACATCTCGCACCGGCTGCACGTGGCCGGCGGCAGCTCCGACCGCGTGCGGTTCACCGGCGACGCGGTCGAGGCGATCTACGCCCGCTCGGGCGGCGTGCCGCGTGTGATCAACCGGCTCTGCGATCGTGCGCTGCATTGCGGCTATTCGCGGCGCGACGCGTCCATCGACGCCGAGATCGTGGCGCAGGCGAACCCGTTGTCTGCCGACGGCGCCCGTGCGGCCGCCGCGCTATTGACGGCGGCTGCACCGATCGCTGTAGCGCCGCTACCGGCGCCGCCTTTGGCGGCCGCACCGATCCAGACGCCGCCGCCTCCGGCCGTCATCGCAGCGCTGGCGCCGTTTGCGCCGGATCCGCCGCCGCCTCATGCCGCCGTCCTGTCGTTGGCACCCTCTGCGCCGGCCCAGCCCCAGGCGGCAGCGGCCGTCGCGGCGCCGCGGGCGACGTCGATGCCAGCCGATGTTCCGCCGCCGCTCGAAGCGCTCGCGTCGATCGCGGCGCAGCCGGCGGCGACAGCTACCGCGCCAGCGACGGATGCCGCGGTCGATTCCGGAGCCGCACGACAGGCGCTGCCGGCGCAGCTCGAGTCGTGGCTGGCCGAGCTCGATGGCCAGCCAGCGATCGAGTCCGGTTGGAGCGAGCACTCGACGCCGAGAACGCCCGTCGCGCCGCAACCGGTCGGACGCCGCGCGGGCCTCAAGGTTCGCATTCCCGCCGGCACGAATCCATATCGTCACACGCACGCCGATCGGATGCGGCGCCGCTGGACGCGGCGGTTCGTCGGCAGCGCAGTCGCCCTGATCCTGCTGCTCGCCGCCATCGTCGCCGGACCGGCCGCGGTCGCGGCGTCGGTCGACATCCTGTCGTCGGTGGAGGAGCAGTTCACGCCGCCGGCGTATCCGTTGCTGCCGGTCTCGCCCGCGACGCCGGTGGGCGCTCCCGCCCGAATCGCCACGGCCGCCGGTCCCCTCGACTCGATCGAGCCGGGCCAGTAA
- a CDS encoding ion channel, with product MPQLTGQQERLRQDLGLGGRMSERARARLLNHDGSFNIRRNELSPLHPYNAYHTVLSLTIPRLLGLLCAGYAVTNGFFAVLYWLCGAGALDGAPRTPLGRFEACLFFSVQTLATIGYGRIVPVTRAANVLVAFEALFGLLGFAIVSGLLFARFTRPTAKISFSNNALIAPYEGGWALMFRLVNLRNHDLTDVHTVVSFARWETGPDGERTREFDQLRLERDSIIFMPLHWVIVHPIDEASPMRGLTQESFAAAAPEIVCLITADDETFAQTVHARTSYAAEDLIWGARFGDMYLADSSRVAIDMGRLHDHARLEKPPTRL from the coding sequence GTGCCTCAGCTCACCGGACAGCAGGAGCGGCTGCGCCAGGACCTCGGCCTCGGCGGCCGCATGTCGGAGCGGGCGCGCGCCCGGCTCCTCAATCACGACGGCAGCTTCAACATCCGTCGCAACGAGCTGAGCCCGTTGCATCCCTACAACGCGTACCACACGGTGCTGTCGCTGACCATCCCGCGCCTACTCGGATTGCTGTGCGCGGGCTACGCGGTGACGAACGGGTTCTTCGCGGTTCTCTACTGGCTCTGCGGCGCCGGCGCGCTCGATGGCGCGCCACGAACCCCGCTCGGCCGGTTCGAAGCCTGCCTGTTCTTCAGTGTGCAGACGCTCGCCACGATCGGCTACGGGCGAATCGTCCCGGTGACGCGCGCCGCCAACGTGCTCGTCGCCTTCGAGGCGCTCTTCGGCCTCCTCGGCTTCGCCATCGTCAGCGGTCTGCTGTTCGCGCGCTTCACGCGGCCCACCGCGAAGATCAGCTTCAGCAACAACGCGCTCATCGCCCCCTACGAAGGCGGGTGGGCGTTGATGTTCCGGCTCGTCAATCTGCGCAACCACGATCTGACCGACGTCCACACCGTGGTGTCGTTCGCGCGGTGGGAAACCGGACCGGACGGCGAGCGGACCCGCGAGTTCGATCAGCTCCGGCTCGAGCGCGACTCGATCATCTTCATGCCGCTGCACTGGGTGATCGTCCATCCGATCGATGAGGCCAGCCCGATGCGCGGCCTGACGCAGGAATCGTTCGCCGCGGCCGCCCCCGAGATCGTGTGCCTGATCACGGCAGACGACGAGACGTTCGCGCAGACGGTCCACGCGCGCACGAGCTATGCCGCCGAAGACCTGATCTGGGGAGCCCGCTTCGGGGACATGTACCTGGCCGACTCCAGTCGAGTGGCGATCGACATGGGACGCCTGCACGACCACGCGCGCCTGGAGAAGCCGCCCACCCGGCTCTGA
- the glgB gene encoding 1,4-alpha-glucan branching protein GlgB, translating to MHVSEAYGALAAARHADPFSILGPHLTDGGLTIRAFHPSRQAIDVVHAQGTTPMTRVDESGVFEAVFRGAGAAFDYRLRLRDAGGHAAEIDDPYRFGRVITEYDLYLFAQGKHTRIYERLGAHPMTLEGAAGVHFAVWAPNAERVSIVGDFNAWDGRLHPMRRLGASGVWEIFIPAIGEGQRYKFEIRSRRHGEILLKTDPFGFRFEQPPMTASIVARRGHDWNDAQWFVDRAGRNAWFNRPMTIYEVHLGSWACVPEEHGRPLTYRELAERLIPYVQEMGYTHIELLPVMEHPYAPSWGYQVTGFFAPTSRFGSAEDFKGFVERCHQAGIGVILDWVPGHFPKDAHGLARFDGTALYEHADPRQGEHREWGTLIFNYGRNEVRNFLLANALFWLEEYHVDGLRVDAVASMLYLDYSRPEGQWVPNRFGGRENLDAIEFLRELNALTHGEHPGSITVAEESTAFPSVSRPTYLGGLGFTYKWNMGWMNDTLEYLKKDPVHRRYHQQLLTFSLLYAFSENFILPFSHDEVVHMKGSMWAKAPGDDWQKAASLRTLYGYMYAHPGKKLMFMGCEFGQTREWSHDRSLDWHLLEQPLHAGLRAFVRDLNRIYAAEPALHQCDFESSGFQWLDCNDTDNSVVSLVRRGTNPDDFLVAVFNFTPVSRQGYTVGVPAAASYDELLNSDAATFGGSNTGNGGTVVPDATPSHGFAQSLRLTLPPLGFLLLKPRPAAGRQG from the coding sequence GTGCATGTCAGCGAGGCATACGGCGCCCTGGCCGCGGCGCGTCACGCCGATCCGTTTTCGATTCTCGGCCCGCACCTCACCGACGGCGGGCTGACGATCCGCGCCTTTCACCCGTCACGCCAGGCGATCGACGTGGTCCACGCGCAGGGAACGACGCCGATGACCCGCGTCGACGAAAGCGGCGTGTTCGAAGCGGTGTTTCGCGGCGCCGGCGCCGCGTTCGACTACCGGCTGCGGCTGCGCGACGCCGGCGGGCACGCCGCCGAGATCGACGATCCCTACCGCTTCGGGCGCGTCATCACCGAATACGATCTCTACCTGTTCGCACAGGGAAAACACACCCGCATCTACGAGAGGCTCGGCGCGCACCCGATGACCCTGGAAGGCGCCGCCGGCGTCCACTTCGCCGTGTGGGCGCCCAACGCCGAGCGGGTCAGCATCGTCGGCGACTTCAACGCGTGGGACGGCCGCCTGCATCCGATGCGGCGGCTCGGCGCGAGCGGCGTCTGGGAGATCTTCATCCCCGCGATCGGCGAAGGGCAGCGCTACAAGTTTGAGATCCGGTCGAGGCGCCACGGCGAGATTCTGCTCAAGACCGATCCGTTTGGCTTCCGGTTCGAGCAGCCGCCGATGACGGCGTCGATCGTCGCGCGCCGCGGGCATGACTGGAACGACGCGCAGTGGTTCGTGGATCGTGCGGGACGCAACGCCTGGTTCAACCGCCCGATGACGATCTACGAGGTGCACCTCGGCTCGTGGGCCTGCGTCCCCGAGGAGCACGGCCGGCCGCTGACCTACCGGGAGCTCGCGGAACGGCTGATCCCCTACGTGCAGGAGATGGGCTACACACACATCGAGCTGCTGCCGGTGATGGAGCACCCCTACGCGCCGTCGTGGGGCTACCAGGTGACCGGCTTCTTCGCGCCGACCAGCCGCTTCGGCAGCGCGGAGGACTTCAAGGGCTTCGTCGAGCGCTGCCACCAGGCCGGCATCGGCGTGATCCTCGACTGGGTGCCTGGACACTTCCCGAAGGACGCGCACGGGCTGGCCCGCTTCGACGGCACTGCGCTCTACGAGCACGCCGATCCGCGGCAGGGCGAGCACCGCGAGTGGGGAACGTTGATCTTCAACTACGGCCGCAACGAAGTGCGCAACTTCCTGTTGGCCAACGCGCTCTTCTGGCTCGAGGAATATCACGTCGACGGCCTTCGCGTCGACGCCGTCGCGTCGATGCTCTACCTGGATTACTCGCGTCCGGAAGGCCAGTGGGTGCCCAACCGGTTCGGCGGCCGCGAAAATCTCGACGCGATCGAGTTCCTGCGCGAGCTGAACGCTCTGACGCACGGCGAGCACCCCGGATCGATCACCGTGGCGGAGGAGTCGACGGCCTTTCCGTCGGTATCCCGGCCGACCTACCTGGGGGGCCTCGGTTTCACCTACAAGTGGAACATGGGCTGGATGAACGACACGCTCGAGTACCTCAAGAAGGATCCGGTGCACCGGCGCTATCACCAGCAGCTGCTCACCTTCTCGCTGCTCTACGCGTTCTCCGAGAATTTCATCCTGCCGTTCTCGCACGACGAGGTCGTGCACATGAAGGGCTCGATGTGGGCCAAGGCGCCGGGCGACGACTGGCAGAAGGCCGCCAGCCTGCGCACCCTTTACGGCTACATGTACGCGCACCCCGGCAAGAAGCTGATGTTCATGGGGTGCGAGTTCGGCCAGACCCGCGAATGGAGCCACGACCGCAGCCTCGACTGGCATCTGCTCGAGCAGCCGCTGCATGCCGGGCTGCGCGCGTTCGTTCGCGATCTGAACCGCATCTACGCGGCGGAGCCGGCGCTGCACCAGTGCGACTTCGAATCGTCAGGCTTCCAGTGGCTCGACTGCAACGACACCGACAACTCGGTCGTGTCGCTCGTCCGGCGTGGGACGAACCCCGACGACTTCCTCGTCGCCGTCTTCAATTTCACGCCGGTGTCGCGGCAGGGCTACACCGTCGGCGTGCCCGCCGCGGCGAGCTACGACGAGCTGCTCAACAGCGATGCGGCCACCTTCGGCGGCAGCAACACCGGCAACGGCGGCACGGTTGTCCCCGACGCGACTCCGTCGCACGGCTTCGCTCAGTCGCTGCGTCTGACGCTGCCGCCTCTGGGATTCCTGCTGCTGAAGCCACGGCCCGCCGCCGGCCGTCAGGGATGA
- the glp gene encoding gephyrin-like molybdotransferase Glp translates to MSQTMRPIRETIALDEARAIILEASTPIARTERIRLEQASGRVVAAAVASSVDVPGFDRAAMDGFAVRAEDTFGAGRQSPKVLTCTDKIFTGDLPARQLGAGECIEIATGAPMPVGASAVVMVEETERVAGTREIRILTPVYPGQHVGRRGADIKANQAVLAPGDVLTPGRIGALAATGAVDVEVVARPRVAILSTGNEIVEPGVPLGPGQVYDINRFTLASIIEAHGGAAVPRPLTPDTIEALSAAVDAALGEDVLVFSGGSSVGERDLILDVIAARGEVLFHGVAVKPGKPTVFGRIGAMPVLGMPGYPTSCLSNGYMLLIPMLRRMARLPVHQPRTVTAPLSRRVVSTTGRHQFYTVRIVDGAATPAFKASGDITSMAHADGYIEIPAQVDIVEAGQLVEVKLF, encoded by the coding sequence GTGAGCCAGACGATGCGGCCGATTCGCGAGACGATCGCGCTGGACGAGGCGCGCGCGATCATCCTCGAGGCATCGACGCCAATCGCTCGCACCGAGCGGATTCGCCTCGAGCAGGCGAGCGGACGCGTCGTCGCCGCGGCGGTCGCGTCGAGCGTCGACGTGCCGGGGTTCGATCGCGCCGCCATGGACGGCTTTGCGGTACGCGCCGAGGATACGTTCGGCGCCGGCCGCCAGAGTCCAAAGGTCCTCACGTGCACCGACAAGATCTTCACCGGAGACCTGCCGGCGCGCCAGCTCGGCGCCGGCGAGTGCATCGAGATCGCGACCGGCGCGCCCATGCCCGTCGGTGCCAGCGCCGTCGTCATGGTCGAGGAGACCGAGCGCGTGGCCGGCACGCGCGAGATCCGGATCCTGACGCCGGTCTATCCCGGACAGCACGTCGGCCGGCGCGGCGCCGATATCAAGGCCAACCAGGCAGTCCTCGCACCTGGCGATGTGCTGACGCCAGGACGGATTGGCGCGCTCGCGGCGACCGGCGCGGTCGACGTCGAGGTTGTCGCGAGGCCGCGCGTCGCCATCCTCTCGACCGGCAACGAGATCGTCGAGCCGGGCGTGCCGCTCGGGCCGGGGCAGGTCTACGACATCAACCGCTTCACCCTCGCGTCGATCATCGAAGCGCACGGCGGCGCCGCCGTGCCGCGGCCGCTCACTCCCGACACGATCGAGGCGCTGTCGGCGGCGGTGGATGCGGCTCTCGGCGAGGACGTGCTCGTCTTCTCCGGCGGCAGTTCGGTCGGCGAGCGCGACCTGATTCTCGACGTGATCGCGGCGCGCGGCGAGGTGCTGTTCCACGGCGTTGCCGTGAAGCCTGGCAAGCCCACGGTGTTCGGCCGCATCGGCGCGATGCCGGTGCTCGGCATGCCGGGATACCCGACGTCATGCCTGTCGAATGGCTACATGCTCCTCATCCCGATGCTCCGGCGGATGGCGCGGCTGCCCGTTCATCAGCCGCGCACCGTGACGGCGCCGCTGTCGCGGCGCGTCGTGTCCACCACCGGACGGCACCAGTTCTACACGGTGCGGATCGTCGACGGCGCGGCCACGCCCGCGTTCAAGGCCTCGGGCGACATCACCAGCATGGCGCACGCCGACGGCTACATCGAGATCCCGGCACAGGTCGACATCGTCGAGGCAGGGCAGCTCGTGGAAGTGAAGCTGTTTTGA